The following are encoded together in the Eleftheria terrae genome:
- a CDS encoding sigma 54-interacting transcriptional regulator codes for MQKPQRLCRTAQLVKPVADTFAGGIGRAVFCRCEPYRTHEKQLAVLDRPVDSNKKRNAEVTSLPVELGVCAREPRDVGHVSEHARRLGFEVVLLSPHEVGGWLERQSRRVLLIDPSEEDCAAAAEAYRCVSVSASQRMYGLLSCMERLPAQSPIPFSPKPGCALSWTRFLMQFSPVGRCSADALPAGRPPLAEEPLELDLDGEAWRLAASLAGRSVDIVIRGETGSGKDRLARFIHQESGRRGLLVSLNCAAIPESLAEAELFGHQAGAFTGARKARPGKIELADEGTLYLDEIDSCPLWLQAKLLRTLQERGSERLGCSVFRPSSFRLVASTKENLYSLVKQGRFRSDLYFRLLTIEIHLPPVRQQPARLLRLFHAAVRRSCAKLGVAEAEVGLPSDKVLLAHDWPGNVRELQAAALRWTLGLPLFPVQEHRFSLKDAVLECERVLLKWTLERHRGCVAPVGRELSMAARTLYGRLRHHGLSVTAKARQSSRPCPPARRPPPERDGVASATTAPAR; via the coding sequence GTGCAAAAGCCGCAGCGACTGTGCCGAACCGCACAGCTGGTCAAACCAGTTGCAGATACATTCGCCGGCGGCATCGGGCGGGCGGTTTTCTGTCGATGTGAACCGTACCGGACGCATGAGAAACAACTGGCTGTCCTCGACAGGCCTGTGGATTCAAATAAGAAAAGGAATGCAGAAGTGACGTCACTGCCCGTCGAACTGGGCGTCTGTGCCAGAGAGCCGCGCGACGTCGGCCATGTCAGCGAACATGCACGCCGGCTCGGCTTCGAGGTCGTCCTGCTGTCGCCCCATGAAGTGGGCGGCTGGCTTGAACGCCAGTCGCGCCGTGTGCTGCTGATCGATCCGAGCGAGGAGGATTGCGCCGCGGCGGCCGAGGCCTACAGGTGCGTGTCGGTGAGTGCTTCGCAGCGCATGTACGGGCTGCTGTCGTGCATGGAGCGGCTGCCTGCCCAGTCTCCGATTCCGTTCAGCCCCAAGCCCGGTTGCGCACTGTCCTGGACCCGCTTCCTGATGCAGTTTTCCCCGGTAGGGCGCTGCTCCGCGGATGCACTGCCTGCCGGCAGGCCGCCCCTCGCGGAGGAGCCGCTGGAGCTGGATCTGGACGGTGAGGCCTGGCGGCTGGCGGCCTCGCTGGCGGGGCGCTCGGTCGACATCGTCATCCGCGGCGAAACCGGCAGCGGCAAGGACCGGCTCGCCCGCTTCATCCATCAGGAGTCGGGCCGCCGCGGCCTCCTGGTGTCGCTCAACTGCGCCGCCATCCCCGAAAGCCTGGCCGAAGCAGAACTCTTCGGGCACCAGGCGGGCGCCTTCACCGGGGCGCGCAAGGCGCGGCCGGGAAAGATCGAGCTGGCGGACGAAGGCACCCTCTACCTGGACGAGATCGACAGTTGTCCACTGTGGTTGCAAGCCAAGTTGCTGCGCACGCTGCAGGAGCGCGGTTCCGAGCGGCTCGGCTGCTCGGTATTCCGCCCGTCGAGCTTCCGGCTGGTGGCATCGACGAAAGAGAACTTATACTCCTTGGTAAAACAAGGCCGTTTCCGCAGCGACCTCTACTTCCGGCTGCTGACGATCGAGATCCACCTGCCGCCGGTGCGGCAGCAGCCGGCCCGCCTGCTGCGCCTGTTCCATGCCGCGGTCCGGCGGTCCTGTGCGAAGCTGGGTGTGGCGGAGGCCGAGGTCGGCCTGCCGAGCGACAAGGTCTTGCTGGCCCACGATTGGCCCGGCAATGTGCGGGAGTTGCAGGCAGCCGCATTGCGCTGGACCTTGGGCCTGCCCTTGTTTCCGGTCCAGGAGCATCGGTTCTCGCTCAAGGACGCCGTCCTGGAATGCGAGCGGGTGTTGTTGAAGTGGACCCTGGAGCGGCATCGCGGGTGCGTGGCACCCGTGGGCCGGGAGCTGAGCATGGCCGCCCGCACGCTGTATGGCAGGCTGCGCCACCATGGCTTGTCAGTGACGGCAAAGGCGCGGCAATCATCACGCCCTTGCCCGCCCGCCCGCCGGCCGCCGCCCGAGCGGGACGGCGTTGCCAGCGCTACGACAGCCCCAGCACGCTGA
- the tssA gene encoding type VI secretion system protein TssA, translating into MSDTDALPENWWMPLEGSDPCGPNLEYDPDFIALVEAAAGRPETLFGPGQPADWLQVRALAEALMPRTRDLRIAALWGRAAVARHGLDELPRALHLLARLLEQCWDHLHPQPDEEDADAVVRLGPLIEIDAPKGLLGDLRHAALTTDRRLPNLRLRDIEVALERLAPRELDEPLTAEQIRRAFAEVPEVAQALVLKVAEAQAALNALRDAMAARFGAAQPVQLKALRQMMGDLQGLLPAAAAPGATDGQELHEEERPATEPVRGAADGAPQGLSIETRADAIRVLRQVRAFLERTEPTNPAQLMLRRAERVIDKDFFELVREIAPGGLLDAARILGLDAEAPVD; encoded by the coding sequence ATGAGTGACACCGACGCCCTGCCCGAGAACTGGTGGATGCCGCTGGAGGGGAGCGATCCTTGCGGCCCGAACCTGGAATACGACCCGGACTTCATCGCCCTGGTCGAAGCCGCGGCCGGGCGGCCCGAGACCCTGTTCGGGCCGGGCCAGCCTGCGGACTGGCTGCAGGTGCGCGCGTTGGCCGAGGCGCTGATGCCGCGGACCCGCGATCTGCGCATTGCCGCGCTGTGGGGTCGCGCGGCGGTGGCACGGCACGGCCTGGACGAACTGCCCAGGGCCCTGCACTTGCTGGCTCGCCTGCTGGAGCAGTGCTGGGACCACCTGCATCCGCAGCCCGACGAGGAGGACGCGGATGCGGTGGTGCGGCTCGGCCCCTTGATCGAGATCGATGCGCCCAAGGGTCTGCTGGGCGACCTCCGCCACGCCGCCCTGACCACCGATCGACGCCTGCCGAACCTGCGCCTGCGCGACATCGAGGTGGCCCTGGAACGCCTGGCGCCACGCGAGCTCGACGAGCCGCTGACTGCGGAGCAGATCCGGCGCGCCTTCGCCGAGGTGCCGGAAGTGGCGCAGGCGCTTGTGCTGAAAGTGGCCGAGGCCCAGGCGGCACTGAACGCCCTGCGCGATGCCATGGCCGCCCGCTTCGGGGCCGCACAGCCAGTGCAGCTCAAGGCCCTGCGCCAGATGATGGGCGACCTGCAAGGGCTGCTGCCAGCCGCCGCGGCGCCGGGCGCGACCGACGGGCAGGAGCTGCACGAAGAGGAGCGGCCCGCGACCGAGCCGGTGCGCGGCGCCGCCGACGGCGCACCACAGGGCTTGTCCATCGAGACCCGGGCCGATGCCATCCGGGTGCTGCGCCAGGTCCGCGCCTTCCTCGAACGCACGGAGCCGACCAACCCGGCGCAGCTCATGCTTAGGCGAGCCGAGCGCGTCATCGACAAGGACTTCTTCGAGCTCGTGCGCGAGATCGCTCCCGGCGGCCTGCTGGATGCGGCCCGCATCCTGGGGCTCGATGCCGAAGCACCGGTCGACTAG
- a CDS encoding RNA polymerase sigma factor gives MTFLQQEPADVPAAGSMVNPSTAGAAEAPLPALLNVSELYRAHREHVFLFVLRRVGRPEDAEDVMQATFVEALRCAHRFSGLSRPSTWLFGIAVNMARAHLRRRQTESLEEGELEAFENVADPLADPQRAVETRELARLAQGFIQTLPQRVRDTMECVVEEGHTYQEAALRQGVPIGTVRSRLSRVREGLRACIG, from the coding sequence ATGACCTTCTTGCAACAAGAACCCGCCGATGTGCCCGCCGCCGGCAGCATGGTGAATCCTTCCACGGCCGGGGCCGCCGAAGCGCCGCTGCCGGCCCTGTTGAACGTGAGCGAGCTCTATCGGGCGCACCGGGAGCACGTGTTCCTGTTCGTGTTGCGTCGGGTGGGTCGTCCGGAGGACGCGGAGGACGTCATGCAGGCGACCTTCGTCGAAGCGCTTCGGTGCGCACACCGGTTCTCAGGGCTCTCGCGACCGTCGACCTGGCTCTTCGGCATCGCGGTCAACATGGCCCGCGCACACCTGCGCCGACGGCAGACCGAATCGTTGGAGGAAGGCGAACTGGAGGCTTTCGAGAACGTGGCCGACCCGCTGGCAGACCCGCAGCGGGCGGTGGAGACCCGCGAGCTCGCCCGCTTGGCACAAGGCTTCATCCAGACGCTGCCGCAGCGGGTGCGCGACACCATGGAGTGCGTGGTCGAGGAAGGCCACACCTACCAGGAAGCAGCGCTGCGGCAAGGGGTGCCCATCGGCACCGTGCGCTCGCGCCTGTCCCGGGTGCGCGAAGGACTGCGTGCCTGCATCGGATGA
- a CDS encoding sigma 54-interacting transcriptional regulator, whose product MEKGRTPVPRPSAKGKFKQEPSNMKRMEVLTSACEPLDTSDPAYLIVERIRGLRVDLVVCGETGCGKDRLARYLHERDTPTAPFVALNCAAVPESLAEAELFGHEAGAFTDAQQARVGKIEHAHGGTLYLDEIDSCPLWLQAKLLRAVQERGAERLGSSQFRPSDFRLIASTKIPLAELVAQGRFRADLYFRLSALQVDLMPLRRSPARMLSLFEAYCHNAAMRLELPVPVITPRVASGLIAHEWPGNIRELRAAATRHVLGLPLHTDWEADPSVDPEANDLSLRGMLRAYERMLLRWSLKRGAGSVRAVAEGLNMPLNTLYYRLSVLGLS is encoded by the coding sequence ATGGAGAAGGGTCGCACTCCTGTCCCCCGCCCGTCGGCGAAAGGAAAGTTCAAACAGGAACCGAGCAACATGAAGCGTATGGAAGTTCTAACATCGGCCTGCGAACCACTGGATACGAGCGATCCGGCTTACTTGATCGTGGAACGCATCCGCGGGCTGCGCGTCGATCTGGTGGTCTGCGGCGAGACCGGCTGTGGCAAGGACCGGCTTGCCAGGTACCTGCATGAACGCGACACGCCCACCGCGCCTTTCGTCGCCCTCAACTGCGCGGCGGTGCCCGAGTCCTTGGCAGAGGCGGAGTTGTTCGGCCACGAAGCAGGGGCCTTCACCGATGCGCAACAAGCACGTGTGGGGAAGATCGAGCATGCCCATGGCGGCACCCTCTATCTGGATGAGATCGACAGCTGCCCGCTGTGGTTGCAGGCCAAGCTGCTGCGCGCGGTGCAGGAACGCGGCGCCGAGCGACTCGGCTCGTCGCAGTTCAGGCCGTCCGACTTCCGGCTCATTGCATCGACCAAGATCCCGCTCGCCGAACTGGTGGCGCAAGGCCGCTTTCGTGCCGACCTGTACTTCCGCCTCAGCGCCCTGCAAGTTGACCTGATGCCGCTGCGACGCAGCCCTGCGCGCATGCTGAGCCTGTTCGAAGCGTATTGCCACAACGCGGCGATGCGCCTGGAGCTGCCGGTTCCGGTGATCACCCCCCGTGTCGCAAGCGGCCTCATCGCCCATGAGTGGCCGGGCAACATTCGTGAGCTGCGCGCCGCCGCGACTCGCCATGTCCTCGGGCTGCCCTTGCACACCGACTGGGAGGCCGATCCGTCGGTCGACCCGGAGGCCAATGACCTGTCCCTGCGCGGCATGCTGCGCGCCTACGAACGCATGCTGCTGCGCTGGAGCCTCAAGCGCGGTGCCGGTTCAGTGCGCGCGGTCGCAGAGGGGTTGAACATGCCCCTCAACACCCTCTACTACCGCCTCAGCGTGCTGGGGCTGTCGTAG